A single region of the Sphingobium sp. TKS genome encodes:
- a CDS encoding aldose epimerase family protein, which translates to MRKAFMKRSVLATLSYGSLLMMTSTAALAAEAGRAPAGKLADGTAIEAITLKNAQGVSATILTYGATLQKLAGPDRSGKVADVLLGYDDLAGYVDHPNYFGVTVGRYANRIAGGKFTLDGKSYQLPLNDKVNSLHGGGKGFDKQAWKVVSLKSGPTATLVLSLTSPDGDSGYPGQLDATVTYTLDEAGNLGIAFDAKTSKPTIVNMTNHAIFNLAGEGSADGALGHMLTIPAKAFTPVDANLIPTGELQPVEGSVFDFRAPRRVADGIRDGRDAQIVAGRGYDHNFALDKGATKTPGLAARLEDPASGRVLEVLTTEPGVQFYAGNFLDGTLVGKQGHLYRMGDGIALEPQKFPNSPNQPQFLSARVDPGKPYHHQMIYRLSVQR; encoded by the coding sequence ATGCGAAAGGCCTTTATGAAAAGATCAGTCTTGGCAACGTTGTCATACGGCAGCCTCCTCATGATGACAAGCACCGCGGCTCTTGCGGCGGAAGCGGGCCGCGCCCCCGCCGGCAAGCTGGCCGACGGCACCGCGATCGAGGCGATCACGCTCAAAAATGCGCAGGGCGTGTCGGCCACCATTCTGACCTATGGCGCGACGTTGCAGAAGCTGGCCGGGCCGGACCGCAGCGGGAAAGTGGCCGACGTGCTGCTGGGCTATGACGATCTGGCCGGCTATGTCGACCATCCCAATTATTTCGGCGTCACCGTGGGCCGTTATGCCAATCGCATCGCGGGCGGCAAGTTCACGCTGGACGGCAAGAGCTATCAGTTGCCGCTCAACGACAAGGTCAATTCACTGCACGGCGGCGGCAAGGGTTTCGACAAGCAGGCGTGGAAGGTCGTGTCGCTGAAAAGCGGGCCGACCGCCACGCTGGTCCTGTCGCTGACCAGCCCGGACGGCGATTCGGGCTATCCGGGGCAGCTCGACGCCACCGTCACCTATACGCTGGACGAGGCGGGCAATCTGGGCATCGCCTTCGACGCGAAGACCAGCAAGCCGACCATCGTCAACATGACCAACCACGCCATCTTCAATCTGGCGGGCGAAGGATCGGCGGATGGGGCGCTCGGCCATATGCTGACCATCCCGGCCAAGGCCTTCACCCCGGTCGACGCGAACCTGATCCCGACCGGCGAATTGCAGCCGGTGGAAGGAAGCGTATTCGATTTCCGCGCACCCCGCCGCGTGGCGGACGGCATTCGCGACGGCCGCGATGCGCAGATCGTCGCCGGGCGCGGCTATGACCATAATTTCGCGCTGGACAAGGGCGCGACCAAAACGCCCGGATTGGCGGCGCGGCTGGAAGACCCGGCTTCGGGCCGCGTGCTGGAGGTGCTGACCACGGAACCCGGCGTGCAATTCTACGCAGGCAATTTCCTCGACGGCACGCTGGTCGGCAAGCAGGGGCACCTTTACCGCATGGGCGACGGCATCGCGCTGGAGCCGCAGAAATTCCCGAACTCGCCCAACCAGCCGCAATTCCTGTCGGCGCGGGTCGACCCCGGCAAACCTTATCATCACCAGATGATCTATCGCCTGTCGGTCCAGCGCTGA
- a CDS encoding PDZ domain-containing protein — protein sequence MAKRSIDRNATGLLLAGLALCALLMSGAFFLHLRRATDGHFEAAAAKARALPGVTLTDGHPGVIVTSMETDGQAARLGISVGDGVVSLNGTPISSLDQASAYLLHHPQPRIALGLKHADHMRVVMLDRPEGGR from the coding sequence ATGGCAAAGCGCTCGATCGACAGGAACGCCACCGGATTGCTGCTGGCCGGGCTTGCCCTGTGCGCGCTGCTGATGAGCGGCGCCTTCTTCCTGCACCTGCGCCGCGCCACGGACGGCCATTTCGAAGCGGCCGCGGCCAAGGCCCGCGCCCTGCCCGGCGTGACCCTGACGGACGGTCATCCCGGCGTCATCGTCACCAGCATGGAAACCGATGGCCAGGCGGCACGGCTGGGCATCAGCGTCGGGGACGGCGTGGTCAGCCTGAACGGCACGCCGATCAGTTCGCTGGATCAGGCCAGCGCCTATCTGTTACACCATCCCCAGCCACGGATAGCGTTGGGGCTGAAACATGCGGATCACATGCGCGTGGTGATGCTGGACCGGCCGGAAGGGGGACGATGA
- a CDS encoding SMP-30/gluconolactonase/LRE family protein: MAEWRKIEREARDTLGEGTLWSARENAVYWTDILGKALNRLSLDDGAIQRWAMPEPLGWVVERAGGGFIGGFQSGFARIALDPLAITPLGDPEPHLPGSRMNDGKADASGAIWCGTMDMAEERDVGALYRLDPDGNWAVMDSGYRVPNGPAFSPCGQWLYHSDTARRQMYRFARTAEGGLTDRQPFIRFAEEDGYPDGMTVDAQGHLWVAHWGGGRISRFTPEGKLDRSIALPAKQVTNICFAGERLDRMFVSSAATGLPESEYDGAFFEVFPRVQGLPTYPYAG, encoded by the coding sequence ATGGCTGAATGGCGTAAGATCGAGCGCGAGGCGCGAGACACGCTGGGCGAAGGGACGCTGTGGTCCGCGCGGGAGAATGCGGTCTACTGGACCGATATTCTTGGCAAAGCGCTCAACCGGCTGTCGCTTGATGATGGCGCCATTCAGCGCTGGGCCATGCCCGAACCGCTCGGCTGGGTGGTCGAGCGAGCGGGCGGCGGCTTCATCGGCGGGTTCCAGAGCGGCTTTGCCCGGATCGCGCTCGATCCGCTGGCGATCACGCCCCTGGGCGACCCAGAGCCGCATCTGCCCGGCAGCCGCATGAATGACGGCAAGGCGGACGCCAGCGGCGCCATCTGGTGCGGCACCATGGATATGGCGGAAGAGCGGGATGTGGGGGCGCTTTACCGGCTCGATCCCGATGGGAACTGGGCGGTGATGGACAGCGGCTATCGCGTGCCCAATGGACCGGCTTTCTCGCCCTGCGGCCAGTGGCTCTACCATAGCGATACGGCCAGGCGGCAGATGTACCGCTTCGCCCGGACGGCCGAGGGTGGCTTGACCGATCGCCAGCCTTTCATCCGCTTTGCCGAAGAAGACGGCTATCCCGACGGCATGACCGTGGATGCGCAAGGGCATCTCTGGGTCGCGCATTGGGGCGGCGGACGGATCAGCCGCTTCACGCCCGAAGGGAAGCTGGACCGGTCGATCGCCCTACCCGCCAAGCAGGTGACGAACATCTGCTTCGCCGGGGAGAGGCTGGACCGGATGTTCGTCAGCTCGGCGGCGACCGGCTTGCCCGAGAGCGAATATGATGGGGCGTTTTTTGAGGTCTTCCCCCGCGTGCAGGGCCTGCCGACTTATCCATATGCGGGTTAG
- a CDS encoding LacI family DNA-binding transcriptional regulator has product MPSIHDVAALAGVSIKTVSRVVNKAPNVSEELRERVTAAIRQLGYRPNQSARRLAGGRSFMIAFLYNNPAPSYNSGIQSGAASRCRDLGYHLVVEPMPLAGEERFAILDRLVAALRPDGVFLVPPLSDDAPLLQRLSELKLPCARIAGSVMAESFNIPTPERAGGRMIADHLIGLGHRRVGVITPPASHKAAMQRVEGFRDGLAAADLPLDEALFVEGAFDFESGIKAGEHLLIRSDRPTAIFATNDDMALGALTVAHRLKLRVPAELSVVGFDDTPAGLTAWPPLTTVSQPLEAMGSAVIDALAGGPADAPQFDFTLVRRDSSGPAPV; this is encoded by the coding sequence ATGCCCAGCATCCATGACGTCGCGGCGCTGGCCGGCGTATCGATCAAGACCGTGTCCCGCGTGGTCAACAAGGCGCCCAATGTCAGCGAGGAGCTGCGGGAGCGGGTGACAGCCGCGATCCGCCAGCTCGGATACCGGCCCAACCAGTCGGCGCGGCGGCTGGCGGGCGGCCGCTCCTTCATGATCGCCTTCCTCTACAACAACCCGGCCCCCTCCTATAATAGCGGCATCCAGTCGGGCGCGGCGAGCCGGTGCCGGGATCTGGGCTATCATCTGGTGGTCGAACCGATGCCGCTGGCGGGCGAGGAGCGGTTCGCCATTCTCGACCGGCTGGTCGCAGCGCTGCGGCCCGATGGCGTCTTCCTGGTGCCGCCGCTGTCCGACGACGCGCCCTTGCTCCAGCGCCTGTCCGAACTGAAGCTGCCCTGCGCCCGCATCGCCGGATCGGTGATGGCGGAAAGCTTCAACATCCCGACGCCCGAACGCGCGGGGGGGCGGATGATCGCGGATCATCTGATCGGCCTTGGCCATCGCCGCGTCGGCGTTATCACCCCGCCCGCCAGCCACAAGGCCGCCATGCAGCGTGTCGAGGGCTTTCGCGACGGTCTGGCCGCGGCGGACCTGCCGCTGGATGAAGCATTGTTCGTGGAAGGCGCGTTCGATTTCGAGTCAGGGATCAAGGCAGGCGAGCATCTGCTGATCCGAAGCGACCGCCCGACCGCTATCTTCGCCACCAATGACGATATGGCGCTCGGCGCGCTGACCGTCGCGCATCGGCTGAAATTGCGCGTGCCGGCAGAGCTGTCGGTCGTCGGTTTCGACGACACGCCCGCCGGCCTCACCGCCTGGCCGCCGCTCACCACCGTCAGCCAGCCGCTGGAGGCGATGGGCAGCGCGGTGATCGATGCCTTGGCAGGCGGCCCGGCAGATGCGCCGCAGTTCGACTTTACTCTGGTGCGGCGGGATAGTTCTGGGCCGGCGCCGGTTTAG
- a CDS encoding IS110 family transposase, which produces MSNDLPQTLGIDISKATLDCHAHPASAARQFPNTTKGHKALIAWLEQWTVAQIAYEATGTYHRAIEQALAHIPCVRLNPERARRFAQATGTLAKTDRIDAALLARMAATVQPPIRPAPCANQVLLAELINARDGLVRDRTALKNRDQKLTIPFLKRQCRQRLDQIARHIEALDAEIAQIIAADPALVRRHNILTSIDGLGTLTANQLIAIMPELGSLDNKQAASLAGLAPVARQSGQWKGKSFIRGGRANVRKALYMPALVAARFNPNLKAKYRQLIAGGKPPKLAITAVMRKLIVTANALLKADRIWRKSLA; this is translated from the coding sequence ATGAGCAATGATCTACCACAAACCCTTGGCATCGACATCTCCAAAGCAACACTCGATTGCCATGCCCACCCTGCCTCAGCTGCCCGGCAGTTCCCCAATACCACCAAGGGCCACAAGGCGCTGATCGCATGGCTCGAACAATGGACAGTCGCGCAAATCGCCTATGAAGCAACGGGAACTTACCATCGTGCAATAGAACAGGCGCTCGCTCACATACCCTGCGTCAGGCTCAATCCCGAACGAGCCAGGCGCTTTGCTCAGGCCACCGGCACCCTCGCCAAGACCGACCGCATCGATGCCGCCCTGCTGGCCCGCATGGCAGCCACCGTGCAACCTCCCATCAGGCCAGCGCCATGTGCAAATCAGGTGCTGCTGGCCGAACTCATCAATGCCCGCGACGGACTAGTTCGGGATCGTACTGCACTCAAGAACCGAGATCAGAAACTCACCATTCCTTTCCTGAAGCGCCAGTGCAGGCAGCGCCTCGACCAGATCGCACGCCATATCGAAGCACTCGATGCTGAAATCGCCCAGATCATCGCTGCTGATCCGGCTCTGGTCCGCCGCCATAACATCCTCACCAGCATCGATGGCCTCGGAACGCTGACCGCCAATCAACTCATCGCCATCATGCCCGAACTCGGCAGCCTTGATAACAAACAGGCCGCATCACTCGCCGGTCTCGCTCCTGTCGCCAGACAGTCCGGCCAGTGGAAAGGCAAGAGCTTCATTCGAGGCGGCCGCGCAAACGTCCGCAAAGCCCTCTATATGCCTGCCCTCGTCGCTGCCCGCTTCAACCCCAATCTCAAGGCAAAATATCGACAACTCATCGCCGGCGGAAAACCACCAAAACTCGCCATCACTGCCGTCATGAGAAAGCTCATCGTCACCGCAAATGCCCTGCTCAAGGCAGATCGCATCTGGCGCAAATCACTCGCTTGA
- a CDS encoding sensor histidine kinase, whose amino-acid sequence MGLAFLCQFLVTGGVLLFVQQASQRTVVAADQQAVEDTRDDLLALHRSGGAAALRSEIARRFRGVEGERAVLLQTDAAGRPVSGNLGAWPASLSADGRWRIISLYRIGRDEPEPIGVIPVKLKGGGQLLTGMVISNSLQLARIYEEALSVAFIMSLVLALGIAIMLGRILARQVSDIAQTANDVAVGALDRRVPTDGSGDAFDRLGASINAMLERIDTLVTQLRMMTDGLAHDLKSPVTRLISVVEQASAQTRDDIALDALEKVHHEAQTLRSMLTTALLISRTEAGFGGDQRRDTHVGELLRDVGEIYGPLVEDSGFALTVSAPESLVFPLHRELVSQSLANLIENALHYAEGGDRIDLSAALEDGHLLICVADNGPGIPAESHAAALKRFGRLDPARGKPGSGLGLSLVEAVARLHHGGVTLAENGPGLRVMLTLLRP is encoded by the coding sequence GTGGGCCTGGCCTTCCTCTGCCAGTTCCTGGTGACGGGCGGCGTGCTGCTGTTCGTCCAGCAGGCGAGCCAGCGCACCGTCGTCGCCGCCGACCAGCAGGCGGTGGAGGATACCCGCGACGACCTGCTCGCCCTCCATCGAAGCGGCGGCGCGGCGGCCCTGCGCAGCGAAATCGCGCGCCGCTTCCGCGGTGTGGAGGGGGAACGCGCCGTGCTGCTGCAGACCGATGCGGCGGGGCGCCCGGTCAGCGGCAATCTGGGCGCCTGGCCCGCCAGCCTGTCCGCCGACGGACGCTGGCGGATCATATCGCTCTACCGCATCGGCCGCGACGAGCCGGAGCCGATCGGCGTCATCCCCGTGAAGCTGAAGGGCGGCGGGCAATTGCTGACCGGCATGGTCATTTCCAACAGCCTGCAACTGGCGCGCATCTATGAGGAGGCGCTGAGCGTCGCCTTCATCATGAGCCTGGTGCTGGCGCTGGGCATCGCCATCATGCTGGGCCGCATATTGGCGCGGCAAGTGTCCGACATCGCGCAGACCGCCAATGATGTCGCGGTGGGCGCGCTCGACCGGCGGGTGCCGACAGACGGTAGCGGCGACGCCTTCGACCGGCTTGGGGCATCGATCAACGCCATGCTGGAGCGGATCGACACGCTGGTCACGCAGCTCCGGATGATGACCGACGGGTTGGCCCATGACCTCAAGTCGCCGGTGACGCGCCTGATCTCCGTCGTCGAACAGGCCAGCGCCCAGACGCGCGACGACATCGCGCTCGATGCGTTGGAAAAGGTGCATCATGAGGCGCAGACGCTGCGCTCCATGCTGACCACGGCGCTGCTGATCAGCCGGACCGAGGCGGGCTTTGGCGGCGATCAGCGGCGCGACACCCATGTCGGGGAATTGCTGCGCGACGTGGGCGAAATCTATGGCCCGCTGGTGGAGGATAGCGGCTTTGCGCTGACCGTTTCCGCGCCTGAATCGCTGGTCTTTCCGCTCCATCGCGAACTGGTGAGCCAGTCGCTCGCCAATCTCATCGAAAATGCGCTTCATTATGCGGAGGGCGGCGACCGCATCGACCTGAGCGCCGCGCTGGAGGACGGTCATTTGCTGATTTGCGTGGCCGATAACGGCCCCGGCATCCCGGCGGAAAGCCATGCCGCCGCGCTCAAACGCTTCGGCCGGCTCGACCCGGCGCGGGGCAAGCCCGGATCGGGGTTGGGCCTGTCGCTCGTGGAAGCGGTGGCGCGGCTGCACCATGGCGGCGTGACGCTGGCGGAGAATGGCCCCGGCCTGCGGGTCATGCTGACCCTGCTGCGACCATAG
- a CDS encoding response regulator transcription factor, giving the protein MSHKILVVEDDAATAAYVAKGMSEAGFTVDQADNGRDGLFLASDGSYGAIILDRMMPAMDGMAMLKALRAAGIETPVIILSALGTPEDRVEGLTNGADDYLVKPFAFAELLARVQLLLRRGGSGSAVVTNLRHEDLEMDLLSRRVKRGSRTIDLQPREFRLLEFFLRHPDQVVTRTMLLEGVWDYHFDPGTNVIDVHVSRLRRKLDEGGEAGGSRPLLHTVRGMGYRLGPEN; this is encoded by the coding sequence ATGAGCCACAAGATATTGGTGGTGGAGGATGACGCCGCCACCGCCGCCTATGTCGCCAAGGGCATGAGCGAGGCGGGCTTCACCGTCGACCAGGCGGACAATGGCCGCGACGGCCTGTTCCTGGCGAGCGACGGCAGCTATGGCGCGATCATCCTCGACCGGATGATGCCGGCGATGGACGGCATGGCGATGCTGAAGGCGCTGCGCGCCGCGGGGATCGAGACGCCGGTCATCATCCTGTCCGCGCTTGGCACGCCGGAGGACCGGGTGGAAGGGTTGACCAACGGCGCCGACGATTATCTGGTGAAACCCTTCGCCTTTGCCGAGTTACTGGCCCGCGTGCAGTTGCTGCTGCGCCGGGGTGGCAGCGGCAGCGCGGTCGTCACCAATTTGCGCCATGAGGATCTGGAGATGGACCTGCTCTCCCGCCGGGTGAAGCGGGGATCGCGCACCATCGACCTGCAACCGCGCGAGTTCCGCCTGCTGGAATTCTTCCTGCGCCATCCCGATCAGGTGGTGACGCGCACCATGCTGCTGGAAGGGGTGTGGGATTATCATTTCGATCCGGGTACGAACGTCATCGACGTGCATGTCAGCCGCCTGCGCCGCAAGCTGGACGAAGGCGGCGAGGCCGGTGGTTCCAGGCCGCTGCTGCATACGGTGCGCGGCATGGGGTATCGGCTGGGGCCGGAGAATTAG